A stretch of DNA from Longimicrobium sp.:
GCTGCTCATCCCCGTGTCGTTCGTGCAGACGGCGGGCACGGTGCGCTTCATCGCCGACCCCATCGGCAGCGACGCGGTGGCCACCACCTTCAACATCAACGTCTCCCCCGGCGAGACGGTGCAGCTCTCGATCTTCTGATCATCGGGGTTGCAGGGCTGATCTGAACGGCGGTTTCTGGGCGTGTTTGGCGCCGAGGCGCCAAACCGGGCTGCGCGCGCGGTAGGCAACGATACGGCTGTTGCCAACCGCGCCGGGCCACCGCCGCGCCGGCTCTCGACGCGTCTTCCCGGCATGTCCGCGGGCGCGGCGCCGTCCCGGCCCTCCGGGCGCGCATCCCTCACGCAGGTGCGCCTCCGCGGGGCCTCGCGCCGCCGTCACCCCGCGCCGGAGGGCGCGACCCTCTCCCGTCCCGGGAGAGGGTGGCTCGCCGGCATCCGCGCGAGCTGCGAACATCGGCCCACGCTGAGTTTTCCCCTCCCCCGCGGAGCGGGCGGAGGGCCAGCAAGGCGGGCAAGATGCAGCCTTTCAGCGCAGATCTCGCCCAGCTACCTCTCCCGGTACGGGAGAGGTGGACGGCCTAAGCCGGCCGGAGAGGGCGCGATGCCGGGCGACGCACCATCACTCGTTCCCGCGCCGCCGGCCGTTCGCGGCCTTGGTAAAACACCAGTTTTTCGCACGTGCGCGTGCATATACGCGCGCGCGTCAGAGACGGTCTTGCAGGTTCGTTCCACACTGCGCGTTCCCACGCGGACACCTTCGCTCCCCCGACGCATGCTCTCGCGCACCCTCCGCCTCGCGCTTCCCGCGCTCCTCCTTGCCACCGCGCACGCCGCCGCCCAGGCCGTGCAGGGCCGCCTCGTCGACGACGGCGGCGCCCCGGCGGGGCAGGTGCTGGTCGTCCTCGTCGACGCCTCCGGGCGGCAGGTGGCCGGCGCGCTCAGCGACGCCGCCGGCGGGTTCTCGCTGCGCGCGCCGGCCGCGGGGCGCTACACCCTGCGCGCCGAGCGCGTCGGCTTCGAGGCCACGGTCACCCCCGCCTTCGACCTGGCCGTGGGCCAGACGGCGCAGCAGCGCGTCGTCCTCGACGCGCCCCATATCGCGCTGCAGACCGTGGTCGTCACCGGCGAGGCCCGCCGCTGCGAGGTGCGCCCCGGCACCGGCGTGCAGACCGCCACCGTGTGGGAAGAGGCCCGCAAGGCGCTGAACTCGGCCGCGTACGGGCAGCAGCAGCACTGGTTCCGCTACCGCGTGGCGCGCTGGGACCGCGACCTGGACCCGCGCTCCAACCGCGTCATCCGCGAGTCGCGCCGCGACACCGGCGCCGTGGCCCAGCACCCCTTCGCCAGCCCCCCCGCCGCCGAGCTCTCGGCGAAGGGGTGGGTGCAGAACACCCCGGCGGGCACCCTGTACTACGGCCCCGACCCCGCCGCCCTCGTCTCCGACGAGTTCCTCACCGACCACTGCCTGCGCCTGGCCGACAACAGCGACGCGGCGGGCGACTCGCTGGTCGGCGTGGCCTTCGAACCGGTGGGCGGCCGCCGCCTCCCGGACATCCGCGGCGTGCTCTGGCTGGACCGCGCCAGCGCCGAGCTGCGGCGGGTGGAGTACACCTACACCGGCCTTCCCACCCCCGTCAGCCACCCGCGCCTGGGCGGCAGCGTGGAGTACGCGCGCGTGGCCGGCGGGCCGTGGATCGTCCGCCGCTGGTCCATCCGCATGCCGCAGGTCGAGATCCAGCAGGGCGCCCGCACCACCCCCGGCCGCGACGCCGACATCTACACCGCGTACGAGAACGCCCGCCTCTTCGCCATCCGCGAGAACGGCGGCGAGGTCGTCTCCACCACCGCGCAGAACGGCGCCCCCGCGCTGGCCGCCGCCGGGGCCGCCGCGGTCGAAGGCGTGGTGTGGGACAGCACCCGCGCCGCACCGCTCTCCGGCGCCCGCGTCTACGTCTCCGGCACCCCGCTCGAGACGGTCACCGACTCGGCCGGGCATTTCCGCATCGAAGGGCTGCGCGGCGGCACCTACACCGTCGCCTTCACCCACTACGGGCTGGGCCCGGTCGCCGCCTCGGTCCGCCCCGCCACCGTCACCACCCAGGCGGGACAGACCGCGACCGTCGCCCTCGGCGTCCCGGGCCTGGCCACCGTCGCCGCGGCCGTCTGCCCGGACCTGGCGGGGCAGCCCCACCGCGGCGTGATCGTCGGCTCGCTGAAGGCGCAGCAGGGCGCCCCCGCCGGCGCCACCGTCCGCGCCACCTGGGGCGCCAGCGGCACCGGGGCCGCGCGCCGCCCCGCGGGGTACGTGGCCACCGCGGCCGACGAGTCCGGCGGCTTCGCGCTCTGCGGCGTTCCCGAGGGGCAGCCGGTGACCGTCACCGCCGGGTCCATGGCCGGCACCGGCGCCCGCGCCGAGGTGCGGCTGGCCGCGGGCGCGCCGCTGCAGCGCGACCTTCTCCTGGCCCCCGGCGGGGGCGGCGCGGTCGCCGCGGCGTCGGCGGACGGGGGGCCGGCCGTGGCGCTCCCGCGCGTGACCGCTACCGGCCGCG
This window harbors:
- a CDS encoding carboxypeptidase regulatory-like domain-containing protein — protein: MLSRTLRLALPALLLATAHAAAQAVQGRLVDDGGAPAGQVLVVLVDASGRQVAGALSDAAGGFSLRAPAAGRYTLRAERVGFEATVTPAFDLAVGQTAQQRVVLDAPHIALQTVVVTGEARRCEVRPGTGVQTATVWEEARKALNSAAYGQQQHWFRYRVARWDRDLDPRSNRVIRESRRDTGAVAQHPFASPPAAELSAKGWVQNTPAGTLYYGPDPAALVSDEFLTDHCLRLADNSDAAGDSLVGVAFEPVGGRRLPDIRGVLWLDRASAELRRVEYTYTGLPTPVSHPRLGGSVEYARVAGGPWIVRRWSIRMPQVEIQQGARTTPGRDADIYTAYENARLFAIRENGGEVVSTTAQNGAPALAAAGAAAVEGVVWDSTRAAPLSGARVYVSGTPLETVTDSAGHFRIEGLRGGTYTVAFTHYGLGPVAASVRPATVTTQAGQTATVALGVPGLATVAAAVCPDLAGQPHRGVIVGSLKAQQGAPAGATVRATWGASGTGAARRPAGYVATAADESGGFALCGVPEGQPVTVTAGSMAGTGARAEVRLAAGAPLQRDLLLAPGGGGAVAAASADGGPAVALPRVTATGRAALADFQRRRRSGRGIFLTRDQIAAKNAHRTADIFMGMPGVRLVDDGTGALKVQMAGAIAPRTLGGGVLPQTHSQAAAQADARSARNAQERGNGDPGATTPTAAGLGGEVAAGPISQRTGAGDCQVQFFVDGTRFYPSREGDISGDVPLGLVEAVEVYRSVAETPVEFRGGQSAGCGTVVIWTANATR